The Henckelia pumila isolate YLH828 chromosome 2, ASM3356847v2, whole genome shotgun sequence genome includes a window with the following:
- the LOC140882444 gene encoding mitochondrial import inner membrane translocase subunit TIM50, whose product MYSFNPSRSRLSAIISRNYRRFSSAVGAEPPKEPIIASSIIGNQPPPPPSEAPTSSTGDKKNSWSFLKYGLIAAVTGGVATASYATYAYSLDEVDRKTKAFRDSANFIVEEDASTYDKFQSYARAAAVTVPAKLVDTYLDLRRLTEEHVRGFTEPTSEKLLPDLHPLEQHVFTLVLDLNKTLIFSDWKRDRGWRTFKRPGVDVFLEHLAQFYEIVVYSDELSMYVDPVVERLDSKHCIRYRLSRGATRYTDGKHFRDLSMLNRDPAKVLYVSGHALEGCLQRENCVPIKQWEGESDDTVLLDLIPFLEYVAKHRPADIRTVLTSYEGRDIAKEFMERSKEHQRRMQEQKKQSHFWRR is encoded by the exons atGTACTCCTTCAACCCTTCCCGATCGCGTCTCTCCGCAATCATTTCCAGGAATTATCGCCGATTTTCCTCGGCCGTTGGCGCAGAACCTCCCAAAGAACCAATTATTGCATCCTCGATTATTGGCAATCAGCCTCCTCCACCGCCGAGTGAGGCACCGACTTCTTCTACGGGTGATAAGAAGAATTCTTGGAGCTTTCTGAAGTACGGCCTCATCGCCGCTGTTACTGGCGGCGTTGCCACTGCTAGTTATGCCACCTATG CATACTCATTGGATGAGGTTGATCGGAAGACAAAGGCCTTTCGCGACTCTGCAAATTTTATTGTTGAGGAAGACGCATCTACTTATGAT AAATTTCAATCTTATGCACGAGCCGCTGCAGTGACAg TGCCTGCCAAGTTAGTTGATACATACCTTGACCTCAGGCGGTTAACTGAAGAACACGTTCGG GGTTTTACTGAACCAACATCTGAAAAGCTCCTGCCAGATTTGCATCCTTTGGAGCAACATGTTTTCACCCTTGTACTTGACCTGAATAAAACATTAATTTTTTCTGACTGGAAG CGTGACCGAGGGTGGAGAACATTCAAAAGACCTGGAGTAGATGTTTTTTTGGAGCATTTGGCTCAATTTTATGAAATTGTAGTGTATTCTGACGAGCTAAGTATG TATGTTGATCCCGTTGTTGAAAGATTGGATTCAAAGCACTGTATTCGCTATAGGCTTTCAAGGGGTGCAACAAGATACACAGATGGAAAACACTTTAGG GACCTTTCAATGCTTAACAGGGATCCTGCAAAAGTTCTATATGTTAGTGGTCATGCCCTAGAGGGTTGTCTTCAGCGTGAAAACTGTGTTCCGATAAAACAGTGGGAAGGTGAATCAGACGACACCGTACTTTTAGATCTTATTCCATTCCTTGAAT ATGTTGCTAAACACAGACCAGCTGATATTCGAACTGTTCTAACCTCATATGAAGGGCGCGATATTGCCAAAGAGTTCATGGAACGTTCCAAAGAGCATCAAAG GAGGATGCAAGAGCAAAAGAAGCAGAGTCATTTCTGGAGACGTTAG